The DNA region TTCCAGGCGGTCGGTGGCCATGCGCGCGAGCTCCCGCAGGCGCTCGCGGTCGTCGTCAGAGAAGTCCAGGTGGGGCTGGTCGTCGATGACGCACAGCGCCCCCAGCGGCAGGCCCCCGGCGGAGAGCAGCGGCACCCCGGCGTAGAAGCGCAGGTGGGTGGGGCCCACCACCAGCGGATTGTCATGGAAACGCTCGTCGCGGCTGGCGTCCGGTACCACCATCACCTGGTCCTGGGTGATGGCGTGGGCGCAGAAGGACACGTCGCGGCGCATGTCGACCTTGCCGACACCAGTGCTGGCGGCGAAGAACACATGGTCGCTGCCGATCATGTTCACCGCGGCCAGCGGCATGTCGAACATCCGTGCGGCGATTCGCACCACCGGGTCGAGGCTGGAGACCACGCGTTCGTCGTCGAGGCCGTAGTCGGCGAGGGCACGCAGGCGTTCGGCTTCGTTCGGCAACTGCGAGGGACAGCGCATGGCAACCTCCTGTCGTTGATCGCTCCCTGTAGCAACGCCCTAAGGATAGATGGGCGGTGCGGTGCGCCAGCCCCGGGTGGCCGCGAGCGGACGGACGGCTGCGGTCGTCAGCCGCCGGACGTGGGTTCGCGCAGCTTGGCCAGGCGCCGGTGGATCAGCATCAGTGCGATGGAGGTGCCCTGGCGCAGTGGTGCGTCCAGGCGGCCGGAGAACATCGGCGGCGGGTCGATGGCGCCGCCGGCCTCCAGCTGCCGTGCAATGCGCTCCAGCTCGAAGATGCCATCGCCTTCGCCCGGGCCGGCCTCGCGGGCCCGGGCTATGGCCTCGTCGAGCCGCTGGGCCAGGTCCTCCGGGGCGCTGGTGGCGATCAGGACTCTGGCCATTTCCAGGCCGGCGAGGTGGGTGCGGTCGGGCGTCTTCTGCATGGCGCTTCCTTAAGAGGTCAAGGAGGTAGACCGCCGCACGGGTAGGTTGCTCAAGGAATTTGACGCAACGGCGCGCTGCAAGAACGTACAAGACGCCCCAGCCGCCGGCGGGCGAGACTGTCGCCCCCACACACGCCGCGCGAGCCCCCCATGCCCCTGCATATCCAGACCCCGCTGATCCATTCCCGCCCCCTGAGCCTGGCCGCCGGCACCGAGGTGTGGCTGAAGCTGGAGGCCCTGCAGCCGGCGGGCTCGTTCAAGCTGCGCGGCATCGGCGCCGCCTGCGAGTTCCATGCACGCCGGGGCACGCGGCGCTTCATCTCGTCCTCCGGCGGCAACGCGGGCATCGCCGTGGCCTTCGCCGGCCGCTGCCTGTCGATCCCGGTGACGGTGGTGGTGCCGGAAACCACCACCGAGCGGGCCAGGGCGCTGATCCGCCAGGAAGGCGCCGAGGTGATCGTCCACGGCAAGGCCTGGCACGAGGCCAATGCCCTGGCGCAATCGATGCTGGGCGAGGCGGATGCCTTCATCCACCCCTTCGATGACGCGCTTCTGTGGCAGGGCCACGCGACCCTGGTGGACGAGGTCGCCGCCAGCGGCTGGCGCCCCGACGTCGTGCTGCTCTCGGTGGGTGGCGGCGGGCTGTTCAGCGGCGTGGTGGAAGGCTTGCAGCGCAACGGCTGGGGCGCGGTGCCGGTGATCACTGCCGAAACCGCCGGTGCGGCGTCGTTCGCCGGTTCACTGCAGGCCGGCCGGCGTATCGAGCTGGAGCGCATCGACAGCGTGGCCACCTCCCTGGGGGCGAAGCAGGTGTGCGAGCGGGCCTTCGAACTGGGGCGCAGCCACCCGGTGCGGGCGCGGGTGGTCAGCGACCGCGCGGCGCTGCAGGCCTGCGAGCGCTTCCTCGATGAGCAGCGCCTTCTCGTCGAGCCGGCCTGTGGCGCGGCGCTGGCCCTGGCCTATGCCGGGGACGAGGCGCTGCGGGACTTCGAACGGGTGATGGTGGTGGTGTGCGGCGGGGTGACCGCCAGCCTGGAGCAGATCAGCGCCTGGAAGGCCGCCCAGCCGGAAGACTGAGCGGCCGGGCGGTCACTTGACGCCCTGTTCCTCGATGCGGTCGGTGTCGAACAGGGTCTCCAGTTCGGCGCGCGCCTCGCGGGCGGTCTGCATCATCGCGGCGGCATCGCCATGCACCTTGTGCTGGGCGGCCAGCACCTCCTCGTCGTGGCGCTGGAAGCGGCGGATGCGCGCGTTGGCCTGTTCCTCGTCCAGGCCCATGCCGAGCAGCACCTGGCGGCTCATCTCCAGGCTGGAGTGGAAGGTCTCGCGCACCGGCTGTGCGCCGAGGTCGAGCAACTGGTGCACGTGCTGGCGGTCACGGGCGCGGGAGATGATCTTCAGGTGCGGGTAGAGGCGGCGCACCAGCTCGGTGGTCTTCAGGTTGGTCACCGGGTCGTCGGTGGCGACGATGAAGAACTCGGCCTTGTCGACCTTGGCCGCGCGGAGGATCTCCGGGCGCAGCGGGTCGCCATAGAAGATCGGCATGCGGCCCAGGCTGCGGGACAGCTCGATGGTCTCCACCGAGGTGTCCAGGGCCAGGAACGGCACGCGCTGGGCGCGCAGCACACGGGCGACGATCTGGCCCATGCGGCCGGTGCCGGCGATCACCACCCGGGGCGAGTCGCTGTCGATCTGCTCGTACTCCGGCGGTACGTTCACCGGCGCTGGCCTGGCCTTGACCAAGCGGTTGATGGCCAGGATCAGCAGCGGCGTCAGCGCCATGGACAGGGTGATGGCCAGCACCAGGAAGCCGTGCAGGCGGGCCTCGAACAGGCCCTGGTCGCGGGCCATCTTGAACACCACGAAGGCGAACTCGCCCCCGGCGGCCAGGACCACGCCCAGGCGCAGCGCGCTCTGCCGGGTGAGCCCGCCGGCGCTGCGGCCGAGCAGGTAGAGCACCGGGAACTTGACGGCGATCAGCAGCGCCGTGAGGCCCAGCACCAGCAGCGGCTGGCCCAGCAGCAGGCTGAGGTCGGCACTCATGCCCACGCTGATGAAGAACAGCCCCAGCAGCAGGCCCTTGAACGGTTCGATCTGGGCTTCCAGTTCGTGGCGGTATTCCGAGTCCGCCAGCAGCAGGCCGGCGAGAAAGGCACCGAGGGCCATGGACACGCCGGCCAGCTCCATCAGCCAGGCGGTGCCGATCACCACCAGCAGCGCAGTGGCGGTGGACACCTCCTGCAGGCCGGTGCGAGCCACCACGCGGAACACCGGGCGCAGCAGGTAGCGCCCGCCGATGACCACCAGGCCGATGCTGCCGACCACCTCGGCGAGGTGGGCCAGCTGGCCGCCGTCCTCGCGGGCGGCGGTGGCACCGCTGAGCAGCGGGATCAGGGCGATCAGCGGGATGGCCGCGATGTCCTGGAACAGCAGGATGGCGAAGGCCAGGCGGCCATGGGGGCTGGTCAGCTCCTTGCGCTCGGCGAGGATCTGCAGGCCGAAGGCGGTGGAGGACAGCGCCAGGCCCAGGCCGAGCACCACGGCGCTCTGCCAGGTGCGGGCGAAGGCCAGGTAAGCGATGCCGGCGATCAGCGCGCCGGTGAGCAGCACCTGGGCCAGGCCGACGCCGAACACCGAGCGGCGCATGACCCAGAGGCGACGGGGCGAGAGCTCCAGGCCGATGATGAACAGCAGCAGCACCACGCCCAGTTCGGACAGGTGGCTGACGCTCTGCGGGTCGCTGACCAGGCGCAACACGGAGGGGCCGATCAGCACGCCGGCCAGCAGGTAGCCGAGCACGGCCCCCAGTTGCAGGCGCTTGGCGAGAGGCACGGCAAGGACGGCGGCGAGCAGGAAGACCACGGCGACCTGCAACGAGC from Pseudomonas tohonis includes:
- a CDS encoding pyridoxal-phosphate dependent enzyme; translation: MPLHIQTPLIHSRPLSLAAGTEVWLKLEALQPAGSFKLRGIGAACEFHARRGTRRFISSSGGNAGIAVAFAGRCLSIPVTVVVPETTTERARALIRQEGAEVIVHGKAWHEANALAQSMLGEADAFIHPFDDALLWQGHATLVDEVAASGWRPDVVLLSVGGGGLFSGVVEGLQRNGWGAVPVITAETAGAASFAGSLQAGRRIELERIDSVATSLGAKQVCERAFELGRSHPVRARVVSDRAALQACERFLDEQRLLVEPACGAALALAYAGDEALRDFERVMVVVCGGVTASLEQISAWKAAQPED
- a CDS encoding monovalent cation:proton antiporter-2 (CPA2) family protein, which codes for MPHEGSSLQVAVVFLLAAVLAVPLAKRLQLGAVLGYLLAGVLIGPSVLRLVSDPQSVSHLSELGVVLLLFIIGLELSPRRLWVMRRSVFGVGLAQVLLTGALIAGIAYLAFARTWQSAVVLGLGLALSSTAFGLQILAERKELTSPHGRLAFAILLFQDIAAIPLIALIPLLSGATAAREDGGQLAHLAEVVGSIGLVVIGGRYLLRPVFRVVARTGLQEVSTATALLVVIGTAWLMELAGVSMALGAFLAGLLLADSEYRHELEAQIEPFKGLLLGLFFISVGMSADLSLLLGQPLLVLGLTALLIAVKFPVLYLLGRSAGGLTRQSALRLGVVLAAGGEFAFVVFKMARDQGLFEARLHGFLVLAITLSMALTPLLILAINRLVKARPAPVNVPPEYEQIDSDSPRVVIAGTGRMGQIVARVLRAQRVPFLALDTSVETIELSRSLGRMPIFYGDPLRPEILRAAKVDKAEFFIVATDDPVTNLKTTELVRRLYPHLKIISRARDRQHVHQLLDLGAQPVRETFHSSLEMSRQVLLGMGLDEEQANARIRRFQRHDEEVLAAQHKVHGDAAAMMQTAREARAELETLFDTDRIEEQGVK